One window of Saccharopolyspora phatthalungensis genomic DNA carries:
- the tilS gene encoding tRNA lysidine(34) synthetase TilS, whose translation MPPDPAVSAVRTAVRRLLGSAAAAPFRGEPLVVACSGGADSLALAAAASHAARHGGIAVHGLVVDHGLQAGSADVAVRAAEQLRELGCSARVIKVEVGTGGGVEAAARHARYTALRDERPPGSLVLLGHTLDDQAETVLLGLGRGSGARSISGMRAVDPPWARPFLGIRRATTEAACAALGLEPWQDPHNSDSRFTRVRLRTEVLPLLEDVLQGGVREALARTARQLREDADALDVMAAEVQSRVEVRGALDAVALKEVPGALRRRVLRSWLLERGIPEITDEHLRAADSLVAEWRGQGGPALPGDFVLRRAHGTLLVEAAGRKPPNV comes from the coding sequence GTGCCGCCCGACCCCGCCGTCAGCGCCGTCCGCACCGCCGTCCGGCGTCTGCTCGGCTCCGCTGCCGCGGCGCCTTTCCGGGGCGAACCGCTCGTCGTCGCGTGCTCCGGCGGCGCGGACTCGCTGGCGCTCGCCGCTGCCGCCTCGCACGCCGCTCGCCACGGGGGCATCGCGGTGCACGGTCTGGTCGTGGACCACGGGCTTCAGGCTGGCTCCGCTGATGTCGCCGTTCGCGCGGCTGAGCAGCTCCGCGAGCTTGGGTGTTCCGCCCGGGTGATCAAGGTCGAGGTCGGGACCGGCGGTGGGGTGGAGGCCGCTGCCCGCCACGCGCGCTACACGGCGCTGCGCGACGAACGTCCGCCAGGCTCCCTCGTGCTGCTCGGGCACACCCTCGATGATCAGGCCGAAACCGTGCTGCTCGGGCTCGGGCGCGGTTCGGGCGCCCGCTCGATTTCGGGAATGCGGGCGGTGGATCCGCCATGGGCGCGCCCGTTCCTGGGCATCCGCCGGGCGACGACGGAGGCCGCCTGCGCGGCCCTCGGTCTGGAGCCGTGGCAGGACCCGCACAACTCCGATTCCCGCTTCACGCGTGTGCGGTTGCGCACAGAGGTCCTGCCCCTGCTGGAAGACGTGCTGCAAGGCGGGGTGCGGGAGGCGCTGGCTCGAACCGCGCGGCAGCTGCGCGAGGACGCCGACGCGCTGGACGTCATGGCCGCCGAGGTGCAGAGCCGCGTCGAGGTCCGCGGAGCACTCGATGCCGTGGCGCTGAAGGAAGTTCCGGGCGCGTTGCGGCGCCGGGTGTTGCGCTCTTGGCTGCTGGAGCGCGGCATCCCCGAGATCACCGACGAGCACCTCCGGGCGGCGGATTCGTTGGTGGCCGAGTGGCGCGGCCAAGGCGGACCGGCCTTGCCAGGCGACTTTGTGCTGCGCCGGGCACATGGCACGCTTCTGGTGGAAGCGGCGGGTCGCAAGCCGCCGAATGTCTGA
- a CDS encoding zinc-dependent metalloprotease, whose product MNARPSTLPPPPDRGVAGEHRALDWNVAVATAVRLMKPGPEVPRAEAEQAVRSLRQFSVEAETHVRELTGLGQELPIAEGDVVDRPAWVRGAADGLAELTDAALSTADSQVLRGAEAFGGLGARGAGVQAGVVLAYLGGKVLGQFDPYGESGVAGQRGRLLLVAPNVVAAQKSLGVPADDFRMWVCLHESTHRLQFNAVPWLREHFTACLGTLLAEMEGTTGELLSRLPAVLREARSVRSSSDSSPGVLGWIELLQTPTQRAALDRIIAISTLLEGHADHVMDAVGPQVVPSVATIRQRFTERRKGGGLLDRVLRSLLGVDAKIRQYAQGGAFTRHVVNAVGMADFNAVWSSPEHLPNRAEINDPAAWIRRVHG is encoded by the coding sequence GTGAACGCCCGACCTTCCACCCTGCCTCCGCCGCCGGACCGGGGCGTTGCCGGGGAGCATCGGGCGCTGGACTGGAACGTCGCCGTCGCTACCGCCGTCCGGTTGATGAAGCCGGGGCCGGAGGTGCCGCGGGCCGAGGCCGAGCAAGCGGTGCGCTCGCTGCGGCAGTTCAGCGTCGAAGCCGAAACCCACGTCCGCGAGCTGACCGGCCTCGGCCAGGAGCTGCCGATCGCGGAGGGTGATGTCGTCGACCGGCCCGCCTGGGTGCGCGGTGCGGCCGATGGTCTCGCCGAGCTCACCGACGCCGCGCTGTCCACAGCGGACTCCCAGGTGCTGCGGGGCGCCGAAGCCTTCGGCGGCCTGGGCGCACGTGGTGCCGGGGTACAGGCCGGGGTCGTGCTCGCCTACCTCGGCGGCAAGGTGCTCGGCCAGTTCGATCCGTACGGTGAGTCCGGGGTCGCCGGGCAACGCGGCCGGTTGCTGCTGGTGGCGCCGAACGTCGTCGCGGCGCAGAAGTCGCTCGGGGTGCCCGCAGACGACTTCCGGATGTGGGTGTGCCTGCACGAGTCGACGCACCGGCTGCAATTCAACGCGGTGCCGTGGCTGCGCGAGCACTTCACGGCGTGCCTTGGCACGTTGCTGGCCGAGATGGAAGGCACCACCGGCGAGTTGCTGAGCCGGTTGCCCGCCGTGTTGCGCGAGGCCCGCTCGGTCCGATCCAGCAGTGACTCCAGCCCCGGCGTGCTCGGGTGGATCGAGCTCCTGCAAACGCCGACGCAGCGGGCCGCGCTGGACCGGATCATCGCCATCTCCACGCTGCTGGAGGGGCACGCCGATCACGTGATGGACGCGGTGGGCCCGCAAGTGGTGCCGAGCGTGGCCACGATCCGGCAGCGGTTCACTGAGCGGCGCAAGGGCGGCGGGCTGCTCGACCGCGTCCTGCGCAGCCTGCTCGGGGTCGACGCGAAGATCCGCCAGTACGCGCAGGGCGGGGCGTTCACCCGGCACGTCGTGAACGCCGTCGGAATGGCCGACTTCAACGCGGTCTGGTCGTCGCCGGAGCACCTGCCGAACCGCGCCGAGATCAACGATCCCGCAGCCTGGATCCGCCGAGTCCACGGCTGA
- the hpt gene encoding hypoxanthine phosphoribosyltransferase, translating to MYDGDIAAVLITEQQINDKVTELAKQVDEDYRQTGGDLLLVGVLKGAVMFMTDFARALPQPAQLEFMAVSSYGSSTSSSGVVRILKDLDRDIANRHVLIVEDIIDSGLTLSWLLKNLSSRNPASLEVCTLLRKPDAVQVDVPVKYVGFDIPNEFVVGYGLDYAERYRDLPYIGTLDPKVYTSGV from the coding sequence GTGTACGACGGCGACATTGCTGCTGTGCTCATCACCGAGCAGCAGATCAACGACAAGGTCACCGAGCTGGCCAAGCAGGTCGACGAGGACTACCGGCAGACCGGTGGTGATCTGTTGCTGGTCGGCGTGCTCAAGGGCGCGGTGATGTTCATGACCGACTTCGCGCGGGCGCTGCCTCAGCCGGCGCAACTGGAGTTCATGGCGGTCAGCTCGTACGGCTCATCCACCTCGTCGTCCGGCGTGGTGCGCATCCTCAAGGACCTCGACCGCGACATCGCCAACCGGCATGTGCTGATCGTCGAGGACATCATCGACTCCGGGCTGACGCTGTCCTGGCTGCTGAAGAACCTGAGCTCGCGCAACCCGGCGTCGTTGGAGGTATGCACGCTGCTGCGCAAGCCGGACGCGGTACAGGTGGACGTCCCGGTGAAGTACGTGGGCTTCGACATCCCGAACGAGTTCGTCGTCGGCTACGGGCTGGACTACGCCGAGCGTTACCGTGACCTGCCTTACATCGGAACGCTGGACCCGAAGGTCTACACGTCCGGGGTGTGA
- the ftsH gene encoding ATP-dependent zinc metalloprotease FtsH, whose protein sequence is MDRKRLLRNPLLWILTAFLLIYAFSVLFDETRSYREVSTSQALEQIAQGKVKEATIEDKEQRVRLTLNPGQGFQGSEQLIAQYPAGATDQLVTDIRNAHVPNWNTKVTQDSFWVQMLFYLVPIGLLVLLLMWMMNNVQGGGNRVLNFGKSKAKQLTKDMPKTLFTDVAGADEAVEELHEIKDFLQNPGRYQALGAKIPKGVLLYGPPGTGKTLLARAVAGEAGVPFYSISGSDFVEMFVGVGASRVRDLFEQAKQNAPCIIFVDEIDAVGRQRGAGLGGGHDEREQTLNQLLVEMDGFDSRGGIILIAATNRPDILDPALLRPGRFDRQIPVSAPDMRGRRAILNVHSKGKPLGQDADLDSLAKRTVGFSGADLENVVNEAALLTAREGGQLITAAALEEAVDRVIGGPRRKSKIISERDKKITAYHEGGHALAAWAMPDLEPVYKLTILPRGRTGGHALVVPEDDKDMMTRSEMIARLVFALGGRSAEELVFHEPTTGASSDIEQATKIARAMVTEYGMTARLGAVKYGKEEGDPFLGRTAGQQPNYSLEVAHEIDEEVRRLIEAAHTEAWEVLNTYRDVLDDLVLELIDKETLNRKDLERIFARVQKRPRITVFNDFGGRTPSDKPPIKTPGELAKERGEPWPPVKEEPTPAPSPVGAAGNQNGASPHHEQPTPAGAGAHQGTVQFQNPNQGQPQQQSGQHGQQQSGQVPQAVPPNYGAPPGWTPATTPSGSSYPGGGGQQYNWTPSWERGQHAPAEHPTPEQGEPKAGEGSRSNPEQGSDSAQDNGSGNSGR, encoded by the coding sequence ATGGACCGAAAGCGCCTGCTCCGCAACCCGCTGCTGTGGATCCTGACAGCGTTTCTGCTGATCTACGCGTTCAGCGTGCTCTTTGACGAGACTCGCTCCTACCGCGAAGTCTCTACCTCGCAGGCTCTGGAACAGATCGCCCAGGGCAAGGTCAAGGAAGCGACCATCGAGGACAAGGAGCAGCGGGTTCGGCTGACCCTCAACCCCGGCCAAGGCTTCCAAGGCAGCGAACAACTGATCGCGCAGTACCCGGCGGGTGCCACCGACCAGTTGGTCACCGACATCCGCAACGCACACGTGCCGAACTGGAACACCAAGGTCACCCAGGACTCGTTCTGGGTGCAGATGCTGTTCTACCTGGTGCCGATCGGCCTGCTCGTGCTGCTGCTGATGTGGATGATGAACAACGTTCAGGGCGGCGGGAACCGCGTCCTGAACTTCGGCAAGTCCAAGGCCAAGCAGCTCACCAAGGACATGCCCAAGACGTTGTTCACCGACGTCGCGGGCGCCGACGAGGCCGTCGAGGAACTGCACGAGATCAAGGACTTCCTGCAAAACCCCGGCCGCTACCAGGCCCTCGGCGCCAAGATCCCGAAGGGCGTGCTGCTCTACGGCCCGCCCGGTACCGGTAAGACGCTGCTCGCGCGCGCCGTCGCCGGTGAGGCCGGTGTGCCGTTCTACTCGATCTCCGGTTCCGACTTCGTCGAGATGTTCGTCGGTGTCGGCGCCTCCCGCGTCCGCGACCTGTTCGAGCAGGCCAAGCAGAACGCGCCGTGCATCATCTTCGTCGACGAGATCGACGCGGTCGGCCGCCAGCGCGGCGCCGGCCTCGGCGGCGGGCACGACGAGCGGGAGCAGACCCTCAACCAACTGCTGGTCGAGATGGACGGCTTCGACTCGCGCGGCGGCATCATCCTGATCGCCGCGACGAACCGCCCGGACATCCTGGACCCGGCACTGCTGCGCCCGGGTCGCTTCGACCGGCAGATTCCGGTGTCCGCGCCGGACATGCGCGGCCGCCGCGCGATTCTGAACGTGCACTCCAAGGGCAAGCCGCTGGGGCAGGACGCCGACCTGGACAGCCTGGCCAAGCGCACCGTCGGGTTCTCCGGCGCCGACCTGGAGAACGTGGTCAACGAGGCCGCGCTGCTCACCGCCCGTGAGGGGGGTCAGCTGATCACCGCCGCCGCGCTGGAGGAAGCGGTCGACCGCGTGATCGGCGGACCGCGCCGCAAGAGCAAGATCATCTCGGAGCGGGACAAGAAGATCACCGCTTACCACGAGGGCGGGCACGCGCTGGCCGCCTGGGCGATGCCCGACCTGGAGCCGGTGTACAAGCTGACGATCCTGCCGCGCGGTCGCACCGGCGGGCACGCCCTTGTCGTCCCGGAAGACGACAAGGACATGATGACCCGTTCGGAGATGATCGCCCGGCTGGTGTTCGCGCTGGGTGGCCGCTCAGCCGAGGAACTCGTCTTCCACGAGCCGACCACTGGCGCCTCCAGCGACATCGAGCAGGCCACCAAGATCGCCCGCGCGATGGTCACCGAGTACGGCATGACCGCCCGGCTGGGCGCGGTGAAGTACGGCAAGGAGGAAGGCGACCCCTTCCTCGGTCGCACCGCCGGTCAGCAGCCGAACTACTCGCTTGAGGTCGCCCACGAGATCGACGAGGAGGTGCGCCGGCTGATCGAGGCCGCGCACACCGAGGCGTGGGAGGTGCTCAACACCTACCGCGACGTGCTCGACGACCTCGTGCTGGAGCTCATCGACAAGGAGACGCTGAACCGCAAGGACCTGGAGCGGATCTTCGCCCGCGTGCAGAAGCGGCCCAGGATCACCGTGTTCAACGACTTCGGTGGTCGCACGCCCTCGGACAAGCCGCCGATCAAGACCCCGGGCGAGCTGGCCAAGGAGCGTGGCGAGCCGTGGCCGCCGGTCAAGGAGGAGCCGACGCCGGCGCCATCCCCGGTGGGAGCCGCGGGTAACCAGAACGGCGCGTCCCCGCACCACGAGCAGCCGACCCCGGCCGGGGCCGGCGCGCACCAGGGCACAGTGCAGTTCCAGAACCCGAACCAGGGCCAGCCGCAGCAGCAGTCCGGCCAGCACGGTCAGCAGCAGTCGGGCCAGGTGCCGCAGGCGGTGCCGCCGAACTACGGCGCGCCGCCCGGATGGACACCGGCGACCACGCCGTCCGGTTCGAGCTACCCCGGCGGAGGCGGCCAGCAGTACAACTGGACGCCGTCCTGGGAGCGCGGCCAGCACGCCCCGGCCGAGCACCCGACGCCGGAGCAGGGTGAGCCGAAGGCGGGGGAGGGCTCACGGTCCAACCCTGAGCAGGGCTCGGACTCGGCTCAGGACAACGGCAGCGGCAATTCCGGCCGCTGA